In one window of Leptospirillum ferriphilum DNA:
- a CDS encoding MlaD family protein, whose product MKLHYVHRTNEKRLERIAAFFLLIPLLALLFGLYEVAVNQHAFDRRYTIYTVLDQSYGISPGVPVKLAGIRIGSVESVDFTKLNQIKVVMRLLSKYQNKIRKDSFLTVKKSGIISGDVTLRISLGSPWLPIILPNHKIRSETPLTLEQIMAKLNPTILKLQRIVSNISDLTDAIDRGKGTVGSLLRKQEIYDDIRDAVGNVRNTTEKIRESSDSIPGIVQDLKSSMNDIKNATPKLPPITKKTLGLLEDTKKTISTTDNIIEGLQQSWPIRNLISIPPPLPSLGDPSRAPLPYPSTGTSEDSRP is encoded by the coding sequence ATGAAACTTCATTACGTTCACAGGACAAATGAAAAAAGGCTTGAGCGCATTGCAGCCTTCTTCCTTCTGATACCGCTCCTTGCCCTCCTCTTCGGGTTATACGAGGTGGCCGTCAATCAGCATGCGTTCGACCGACGATATACGATCTATACGGTTCTGGATCAGTCTTACGGGATCAGTCCGGGTGTTCCGGTGAAACTGGCCGGTATCCGGATCGGATCCGTCGAATCGGTCGACTTTACAAAGTTGAACCAGATCAAGGTCGTGATGCGTCTTCTCTCCAAATACCAGAATAAAATCCGCAAAGACTCTTTTTTGACCGTCAAGAAATCGGGGATTATTTCCGGTGACGTCACCCTTCGCATCAGTCTGGGATCCCCTTGGCTTCCAATCATTCTTCCGAATCACAAGATTCGTTCGGAAACTCCTCTCACGCTAGAACAGATCATGGCAAAACTGAATCCGACGATCCTCAAGCTGCAACGCATCGTCTCGAATATTTCCGACCTGACCGACGCAATCGACAGGGGAAAAGGAACGGTCGGATCCCTGCTCCGAAAACAGGAAATCTATGATGATATTCGTGATGCGGTAGGCAATGTCCGGAATACGACAGAAAAGATTCGCGAATCTTCGGACTCCATTCCAGGCATTGTCCAGGATCTGAAGTCGTCGATGAATGACATCAAGAACGCGACCCCGAAACTTCCCCCCATCACGAAGAAAACGCTGGGTCTGCTGGAGGACACGAAGAAAACCATTTCGACGACGGACAATATTATTGAAGGGCTCCAGCAAAGCTGGCCGATCAGAAACCTGATTTCCATTCCGCCACCTTTGCCAAGCCTCGGGGATCCGAGCCGGGCCCCTCTCCCCTACCCGTCAACCGGGACATCAGAGGACAGCCGGCCATGA
- a CDS encoding ATP-binding cassette domain-containing protein, protein MIVDDKEKKEEKSLIRIRNASFVYGSNDSSPVFSSLNLELYQHENVFLFGGSGSGKTSIVKAILGLLHLSDGSYEAFNRDMRTPSARTLLAVRKKIGFLPEKGILISQTSVLGNLVFPLRFVAQLSKSRSEEIALAVLEEHNLLDIKDCLPFELSINIIKTVGLLRALIFKPALLILDDPFEGLDLEGFRFFQKVFGQMRSDKEITLFFLTRKPIFVPGLFQKYYELSPDGDLMSVDCQRIEHHRLEFTMISGGKIL, encoded by the coding sequence ATGATCGTAGACGATAAAGAGAAAAAGGAAGAGAAATCACTCATCCGTATCCGGAATGCTTCTTTTGTTTACGGCTCCAATGACAGCTCCCCTGTTTTCTCTTCTCTCAACCTGGAACTTTACCAGCATGAAAATGTCTTCCTTTTCGGTGGAAGCGGCTCAGGAAAAACGTCCATCGTCAAGGCAATTCTGGGGCTTCTGCATTTGTCGGACGGAAGTTACGAGGCCTTTAACCGGGACATGAGAACCCCTTCCGCCCGAACCCTTTTGGCAGTCCGGAAAAAAATCGGATTTCTTCCCGAAAAAGGCATTCTGATCAGCCAAACATCCGTGCTCGGAAATCTTGTCTTTCCTCTTCGTTTTGTGGCTCAGCTTTCCAAGTCCCGAAGCGAAGAAATTGCCTTGGCTGTTCTGGAAGAGCACAATCTGCTCGACATCAAGGACTGCTTGCCATTTGAATTGAGCATCAATATCATCAAAACTGTGGGATTATTACGAGCATTAATCTTTAAACCGGCGCTTCTGATACTGGATGATCCTTTTGAAGGCCTTGATTTGGAAGGATTTCGATTCTTTCAGAAGGTTTTTGGGCAGATGCGTTCGGACAAAGAGATCACACTCTTTTTTCTGACACGAAAACCTATTTTTGTTCCCGGACTTTTTCAAAAATATTATGAGTTGTCCCCCGATGGCGACCTCATGTCCGTAGACTGTCAGCGCATCGAACATCACCGGCTGGAATTCACCATGATTTCCGGTGGAAAGATCCTCTAA
- a CDS encoding ABC transporter permease, whose translation MEDLISAVNFFKIFFYLRDLAQIILTGLYDFFLVLLTRRNALPLFLNQILFNGLDALPILTVVSFLVGMGTVAEAGIELPKLGVQNLVGPIILHIILRIVGPFTTALIVTARTASSLTVEIGNMRISGELDTIEMMGANISYFLLAPRLFGAIVSTVALSLYFAVIAFLGGLLIAFFGLSMPIVSLIRALETSINLSDLLIPLVESITYGSIIAAVGSYHGLKVGDSPADVPQQTTRALVSSIVLCTLFSTFFLVFSSVLF comes from the coding sequence GTGGAAGATCTCATCAGTGCTGTGAATTTTTTCAAGATCTTCTTTTATCTGCGAGATTTAGCCCAGATTATCCTGACGGGTCTGTATGATTTTTTTCTTGTTCTCTTAACCCGGCGCAATGCGCTTCCTCTTTTTTTGAATCAGATCCTTTTCAATGGTCTGGACGCATTACCCATCCTGACGGTTGTCAGTTTTCTGGTGGGAATGGGAACGGTTGCCGAGGCCGGAATCGAGTTGCCCAAGCTGGGCGTGCAAAATCTTGTCGGTCCCATTATCCTCCATATTATTCTTCGAATCGTTGGTCCTTTTACGACGGCCTTGATTGTGACGGCACGAACAGCGTCCTCCCTGACAGTTGAAATTGGTAACATGCGCATTTCCGGAGAACTCGACACCATCGAAATGATGGGTGCCAATATCTCCTATTTTCTCCTGGCTCCCCGATTGTTCGGGGCGATTGTTTCTACGGTTGCCTTGTCCCTTTATTTTGCCGTCATCGCATTCCTTGGCGGGCTTCTGATTGCTTTTTTCGGTCTTTCAATGCCGATTGTTTCTCTGATTCGTGCGCTCGAAACCAGTATCAACCTGTCAGACTTGCTGATCCCCCTGGTCGAAAGTATCACCTATGGTTCGATCATAGCCGCGGTCGGCTCTTATCACGGTCTCAAAGTGGGAGACTCTCCAGCGGACGTTCCCCAGCAGACGACCCGGGCCCTTGTGAGTTCGATTGTATTGTGTACATTGTTTTCCACGTTTTTTCTGGTGTTTTCATCTGTTCTTTTCTGA
- a CDS encoding DUF3105 domain-containing protein, with product MSSKTGDLNSMKPVRSALKILQKALPVPTIIMFLTVSICLSFGLTKPVMADSSNGQPGPGGNGGTGSFSPMPPMFGSTFGGGDQSKPFTPIRSGIERFPSLGYKEASSPEDCLRFRYNSAPPTSGLYLRQYVDRNDVSGEVSPCALVHLLYKGNIVVFYDPTRLDKDSLESLKSLETNLKTPKALESQERFGYAVILVQSHAYKTPVVFSAWCRLLPIQHWDTIVINRFMSSYLGNPRKGTNP from the coding sequence TTGTCGTCCAAAACAGGAGATCTGAATTCGATGAAGCCTGTCCGTTCTGCCCTGAAAATACTCCAGAAAGCTCTGCCCGTACCGACAATTATTATGTTCCTGACTGTTTCGATTTGTCTATCTTTCGGGCTGACGAAACCTGTGATGGCAGACAGCTCGAACGGTCAGCCGGGTCCTGGAGGAAATGGTGGGACCGGAAGTTTTTCTCCGATGCCTCCCATGTTCGGATCGACCTTCGGAGGAGGGGATCAGTCCAAACCTTTTACTCCGATCCGGTCCGGAATTGAGCGGTTCCCTTCTCTCGGGTACAAGGAAGCCTCTTCTCCGGAGGATTGTCTCCGGTTCCGATACAATTCAGCGCCACCAACATCCGGATTGTATCTGCGACAGTATGTCGACCGCAATGATGTTTCCGGAGAAGTATCCCCTTGTGCGCTCGTTCATCTCCTCTACAAGGGAAATATTGTGGTTTTTTATGACCCGACACGTCTCGACAAGGATTCCCTGGAGTCCCTGAAATCTCTTGAAACGAATCTGAAAACCCCAAAAGCTCTGGAGTCCCAGGAGCGTTTCGGGTATGCGGTGATTCTGGTTCAGTCACACGCTTATAAGACGCCCGTGGTTTTTTCCGCATGGTGCCGGCTTTTGCCCATCCAGCACTGGGACACGATTGTGATCAACCGGTTCATGAGTTCTTATCTGGGAAATCCTCGCAAGGGAACGAATCCCTGA